The Streptococcus sp. S5 genome contains a region encoding:
- the sufC gene encoding Fe-S cluster assembly ATPase SufC, with protein sequence MSTLEIKDLHVEIEGKEILKGVNLTLKTGEIAAIMGPNGTGKSTLSAAIMGNPNYEVTKGEILFDGVNILELEVDERARMGLFLAMQYPSEIPGITNAEFLRAAMNAGKEEDEKISIRDFIKKLDEKMELLNMKEEMAERYLNEGFSGGEKKRNEILQLLMLEPTFALLDEIDSGLDIDALKVVSKGVNAMRGEGFGAMIITHYQRLLNYITPDVVHVMMEGRVVLSGGPELAARLEREGYAQLAEELGYDYKEEL encoded by the coding sequence ATGTCGACATTAGAAATTAAAGACCTTCACGTTGAAATTGAAGGCAAAGAAATTTTAAAAGGTGTAAACCTGACCCTAAAAACTGGTGAGATAGCAGCCATCATGGGACCAAACGGAACAGGGAAATCTACTCTGTCAGCTGCCATTATGGGAAACCCAAATTATGAAGTAACCAAAGGGGAGATTCTCTTTGATGGTGTCAACATCTTGGAATTGGAAGTAGACGAACGTGCACGGATGGGCTTGTTCCTTGCCATGCAATACCCTTCAGAAATCCCAGGGATTACCAATGCAGAATTTTTACGTGCAGCCATGAATGCTGGTAAAGAAGAGGACGAGAAGATCTCTATTCGTGATTTCATCAAAAAATTGGATGAAAAGATGGAATTGCTCAACATGAAAGAAGAAATGGCAGAACGCTATTTGAACGAAGGATTCTCTGGTGGTGAGAAAAAACGCAATGAAATCCTTCAATTGTTGATGTTGGAACCAACATTTGCCCTGTTGGACGAAATTGACTCTGGTTTGGATATCGATGCTCTTAAGGTCGTATCTAAAGGGGTTAATGCAATGCGAGGTGAAGGTTTTGGAGCGATGATCATCACCCACTACCAACGTTTGTTGAACTATATTACTCCTGACGTCGTTCATGTGATGATGGAAGGCCGTGTCGTGCTTTCAGGTGGGCCAGAATTGGCTGCACGCTTGGAACGTGAAGGCTATGCCCAACTCGCAGAAGAACTCGGTTACGACTATAAAGAAGAACTATAA